One genomic region from Alteromonas pelagimontana encodes:
- a CDS encoding efflux RND transporter permease subunit: MNSSSTTTSSNKTKNKLANGIVAARWFLILAFAIAIGVLGYFVSQFKIDASADTLLVKDNKLYIQTQVANQQFSPDEFILLAYEPTAHALFSQQTFDDISALSEKIRQLDRVKAVTSILTVPLINDTSALTGGTEVSSLTWQNQHYSPEVMENLVVDHPIFTDLLINRQGTATSIQIVFEENPELAQIESEMTRIQAQLLEGDLTPEQERRLSELKAKADPIKQGLIEQRKKEIEQLTQISKQVEDRANTYMGGSYVVGQHLIDIIKSDLTNFGLAISVVIALLLLFLYRSIKWVLFPLFSCAVSVLLTMGIFGFLDMRTTVISANFVALQLILTLAVMIHLIGAYREISRNNPAFSQRERVIATLNDKLAPSFFAMLTTSVGFGSLIFSGLQPVVDFGWMMLVSMLVTISVSLLLFPALLTLLPASQESSEYRFIEKALDDVKRMNLAIPKSVALVCILIFLGTALGISRLDVENSFIDYFDDDTQVHKELAFIDQQFGGSTPLDIILNVDQVNDDQELVLTADAVNRLQLVQAAVKAFEATGSVTSVANFTDLAKQLNDNKPLTEYELTTIYHILDKQVVNQLVGAYFSPDSQQLRISIRIQDTTAGLDRETFMNDLQKDLQAVGVERDEYQLTNLFVLYQDILSRLFDSQVTTLGIVYAVLALVLLLIFRSLKIALIALVPNILTTLGILGVIGWLGIPLDIMTITIAAIAMGIAVDDTIHFLHAYLQGRKDATAESNEASSASNRAFGHTGLAIVFTTTIITIGFSIFGLSNFLPSVYFGLLTATAMIFALITDLTLLPALLNWLVARPNKPQQSSRESN; encoded by the coding sequence ATGAACTCTTCCAGTACAACAACGAGCAGCAACAAGACGAAAAATAAACTTGCCAATGGAATTGTGGCAGCAAGATGGTTTCTGATCCTCGCGTTCGCGATAGCGATCGGTGTGCTGGGTTATTTTGTCAGCCAGTTTAAGATTGATGCGTCAGCAGACACGCTGCTGGTTAAAGATAATAAACTTTATATTCAGACACAGGTTGCCAACCAGCAGTTTTCTCCGGATGAATTTATTCTGTTAGCTTATGAGCCAACTGCGCACGCCCTTTTTAGCCAACAAACCTTTGACGATATCAGTGCGCTATCGGAAAAAATTCGCCAGCTAGACAGGGTTAAAGCTGTCACTTCCATTTTGACTGTCCCGTTAATTAACGATACCTCTGCTTTAACCGGCGGGACAGAAGTCAGCTCCCTTACCTGGCAGAATCAACACTATTCTCCTGAGGTCATGGAAAATCTGGTGGTCGATCATCCGATTTTCACCGACTTGCTGATAAACCGCCAGGGTACCGCCACTTCTATTCAGATTGTATTTGAAGAAAATCCAGAACTGGCACAGATAGAGTCAGAAATGACGAGGATCCAGGCACAGTTGCTAGAAGGCGATTTAACCCCAGAGCAGGAGCGAAGACTTAGCGAATTAAAAGCCAAAGCTGATCCCATAAAGCAAGGGCTGATAGAGCAACGAAAAAAAGAAATTGAGCAATTAACGCAGATTAGCAAGCAGGTTGAAGATCGGGCCAACACATACATGGGCGGTTCCTACGTGGTGGGCCAGCATTTAATCGATATTATCAAATCTGACTTAACCAATTTCGGTCTGGCGATTTCTGTCGTCATTGCTTTATTGTTATTGTTTCTCTATCGGTCCATAAAATGGGTGCTTTTTCCTTTGTTTTCCTGTGCCGTGAGTGTGCTGCTGACAATGGGGATTTTTGGGTTTTTGGATATGCGCACCACGGTTATATCCGCCAATTTTGTTGCACTGCAGCTGATTCTTACGCTAGCGGTGATGATACATCTGATAGGAGCTTATCGAGAAATTAGCCGCAACAATCCGGCGTTCTCCCAGCGTGAAAGAGTGATTGCCACATTAAACGATAAACTCGCTCCCAGTTTTTTCGCCATGCTTACTACTTCCGTGGGCTTCGGCTCGCTTATTTTCAGCGGATTGCAACCGGTGGTAGATTTCGGCTGGATGATGCTGGTATCCATGTTAGTGACCATCAGTGTAAGCTTGCTCCTGTTTCCCGCGTTACTAACCTTATTACCTGCAAGTCAAGAGTCTTCAGAATATCGTTTCATTGAAAAAGCGCTGGATGACGTTAAGCGTATGAACCTGGCTATTCCTAAATCTGTGGCTTTGGTGTGCATACTGATATTTTTGGGGACGGCATTGGGTATTTCACGTTTAGACGTGGAGAACTCCTTTATTGACTATTTTGATGATGATACTCAGGTTCACAAAGAGCTGGCTTTTATTGACCAGCAGTTCGGAGGCTCAACGCCGCTTGATATCATCCTTAACGTTGATCAGGTAAACGATGATCAGGAATTGGTGCTTACGGCTGATGCAGTAAACCGTCTACAACTTGTTCAGGCTGCAGTAAAAGCGTTTGAAGCCACTGGCAGTGTGACTTCTGTCGCCAACTTTACTGATTTAGCCAAGCAGCTCAATGATAACAAGCCGCTCACTGAATATGAGTTAACTACCATTTATCATATTCTTGATAAACAGGTTGTAAATCAACTTGTAGGAGCCTATTTTTCTCCAGACTCTCAACAGTTGCGGATCTCAATTCGAATTCAGGACACCACCGCAGGGCTCGATCGCGAAACCTTCATGAACGACTTACAGAAAGATTTGCAAGCTGTTGGTGTAGAGAGAGATGAATATCAACTCACTAACCTGTTCGTACTGTACCAGGATATCCTTAGCCGCTTATTTGACTCTCAGGTGACAACTTTGGGGATCGTGTATGCGGTGCTGGCACTGGTACTGCTACTGATTTTCCGATCATTAAAGATTGCGCTTATTGCCCTGGTACCTAATATACTTACCACGCTCGGCATCCTGGGGGTAATCGGATGGTTAGGCATTCCTCTTGATATTATGACAATTACCATTGCGGCCATTGCAATGGGCATTGCCGTTGATGACACCATTCACTTTTTACACGCTTATCTGCAGGGTAGGAAGGACGCGACAGCAGAAAGTAACGAGGCGAGTAGTGCAAGTAACCGGGCTTTTGGTCATACCGGCTTGGCGATAGTATTTACTACAACAATTATTACCATCGGCTTCTCAATATTTGGGCTTTCAAACTTTTTACCCAGTGTATATTTTGGCTTGCTCACCGCTACGGCAATGATATTTGCTTTAATTACCGACCTTACGTTACTGCCGGCGCTATTAAACTGGTTAGTTGCCAGGCCCAATAAGCCGCAGCAAAGTTCCAGAGAGAGCAATTAA
- a CDS encoding DUF1328 domain-containing protein, with protein sequence MLGWAITFFIIAIIAAVFGFGGIAGAATGIAQFLFFVFVALLVISLIANALRGKSPRV encoded by the coding sequence ATGTTAGGTTGGGCTATTACATTCTTTATTATCGCCATTATTGCAGCAGTTTTTGGTTTCGGTGGCATTGCCGGTGCAGCTACAGGTATTGCTCAGTTTTTATTCTTCGTATTTGTCGCGCTATTGGTCATTTCGCTTATTGCAAATGCGTTACGCGGTAAATCACCTAGAGTTTAA